One Acidimicrobiales bacterium genomic window carries:
- a CDS encoding amidohydrolase family protein, translated as MTAAGIPVFDADNHLYETRDALTKFLPDRYKGAVDYVDVRGRTKIVVRGRISDYIPNPTFDVVARPGAMEDYYRKGNPDGLSRRELFGDPIKSLPAFRAPEPRIELMDEQGLDRTLMFPTLASVIEERMRDAPELTHAVIHSLNEWLYETWTFDYESRIYTTPVITLPIVDKAIEELEWVVERGAKVVLIRPAPAFGLKGPRSFALPEFDPFWEKVVEHDLLVALHSSDSGYERFANEWVGGDSEMLPFKPEAFRMLSAWRPIEDAVSSLVCHGALSRFPTLKIAAIENGASWIGPLLDRMRDLYKKMPQDFPEDPVAAVKRNIHISPFWEEDLGHLADVLGPTQVLFGSDYPHPEGLGNPTSYLDELTHLDDGLVRQIMGGNLARLMNVDLTPAA; from the coding sequence ATGACCGCCGCCGGCATCCCGGTGTTCGACGCCGACAACCACCTCTACGAGACCCGTGACGCGCTCACGAAGTTCCTCCCCGACCGCTACAAGGGCGCGGTCGACTACGTCGACGTGCGGGGCCGCACGAAGATCGTCGTGCGGGGCCGGATCAGCGACTACATCCCCAACCCCACCTTCGACGTGGTGGCCCGGCCCGGGGCGATGGAGGACTACTACCGCAAGGGCAACCCCGACGGCCTCAGCCGGCGGGAGCTGTTCGGCGATCCGATCAAGTCCCTCCCCGCCTTCCGGGCACCCGAGCCCCGGATCGAGCTCATGGACGAGCAGGGCCTCGACCGCACCCTCATGTTCCCCACGCTGGCCAGCGTCATCGAGGAGCGCATGCGGGACGCGCCCGAGCTCACCCACGCCGTCATCCACTCGTTGAACGAGTGGCTCTACGAGACGTGGACCTTCGACTACGAGTCGCGCATCTACACGACCCCGGTGATCACGCTCCCGATCGTCGACAAGGCCATCGAGGAGCTCGAGTGGGTGGTCGAGCGCGGCGCCAAGGTCGTCCTGATCCGGCCGGCGCCGGCGTTCGGCCTCAAGGGTCCTCGCTCGTTCGCCCTGCCCGAGTTCGACCCGTTCTGGGAGAAGGTGGTCGAGCACGACCTGCTCGTCGCCCTGCACTCGTCCGACTCCGGCTACGAGCGCTTCGCCAACGAGTGGGTCGGCGGCGACTCCGAGATGCTGCCCTTCAAACCCGAGGCCTTCCGGATGCTGTCGGCGTGGCGCCCCATCGAGGACGCGGTGTCGTCGCTCGTCTGCCACGGGGCGCTGTCGCGCTTCCCCACCCTGAAGATCGCCGCCATCGAGAACGGCGCCAGCTGGATCGGCCCGCTCCTCGACCGCATGCGCGACCTGTACAAGAAGATGCCCCAGGACTTCCCCGAGGACCCGGTGGCGGCGGTGAAGCGCAACATCCACATCTCGCCGTTCTGGGAGGAGGACCTCGGCCACCTCGCCGACGTGCTCGGCCCCACCCAGGTGCTGTTCGGGTCGGACTACCCGCACCCCGAGGGCCTCGGGAACCCGACGAGCTACCTCGACGAGCTCACCCACCTCGACGACGGCCTCGTCCGCCAGATCATGGGCGGCAACCTCGCCCGCCTCATGAACGTCGACCTCACCCCGGCGGCGTGA
- a CDS encoding AMP-binding protein → MAPASIPALLAATVAAGGDRPAVVTGDGPVTWADLDARSREFAGALVAAGIGAGDRVAIWSPNGIEWIVAVLGLFRAGAVLVPINTRFKGTEAAVLLERSGAKALITATDFLDTDYVALLAAADADLPDLELTIVARGPAPDGTVGWDDFLAGSNGAAQAEADARAAALTRDDPSDILFTSGTTGVPKGVVMTHGRTLGVATDWVAMTGLSADDRYLMVNPYFHMFGLKAGILASVAAGTTMYPEAVFDVDRALARVAAESITVLPGAPTIYQAILDHPDRAGHDLSSLRVAVTGAADIPVELIRRVFEELPFSVVVTGYGLTEAGTASATVPGDDAETVATTVGRARPGFEVRILGEGDREMPAGEPGEIVLRGPTVMLGYLDDPDATAATLSADGWLRTGDLGVVDERGNLRIVGRSKDMFIVGGFNAYPAEIENLLLAHPGIGQAAVIGIPDARLGEVGMAFLVPAPGATLDPDEVVAWSREHMANYKAPRKVEIVDALPINATGKVVKDDLRARAASAGVTGPG, encoded by the coding sequence GTGGCGCCCGCCAGCATCCCGGCGCTGCTGGCGGCCACCGTCGCCGCCGGCGGCGACCGTCCCGCGGTGGTCACCGGCGACGGGCCGGTCACGTGGGCCGATCTCGACGCCCGGTCGCGTGAGTTCGCCGGCGCCCTCGTCGCCGCCGGCATCGGCGCCGGCGACCGGGTGGCGATCTGGTCGCCCAACGGCATCGAGTGGATCGTCGCCGTGCTCGGCCTGTTCCGGGCCGGCGCCGTGCTGGTGCCCATCAACACCCGGTTCAAGGGCACCGAGGCGGCGGTCCTGCTCGAGCGCAGCGGCGCCAAGGCGCTCATCACCGCCACCGACTTCCTCGACACCGACTACGTCGCCCTGCTGGCGGCGGCCGACGCGGACCTGCCCGACCTCGAGCTCACGATCGTCGCCCGGGGCCCCGCCCCCGACGGCACCGTCGGCTGGGACGACTTCCTCGCCGGGTCCAACGGGGCGGCGCAGGCCGAGGCCGACGCCCGAGCCGCGGCGCTCACCCGGGACGACCCGTCCGACATCCTCTTCACGTCGGGCACCACCGGCGTCCCCAAGGGCGTGGTGATGACCCACGGACGCACCCTCGGCGTGGCCACCGACTGGGTCGCCATGACCGGGCTCTCCGCCGACGACCGCTACCTGATGGTGAACCCGTACTTCCACATGTTCGGGCTGAAGGCGGGCATCCTCGCCTCGGTCGCGGCCGGCACCACGATGTACCCCGAGGCCGTCTTCGACGTCGACCGCGCCCTGGCCCGGGTCGCCGCCGAGAGCATCACCGTGCTCCCGGGCGCGCCGACGATCTACCAGGCGATCCTCGACCATCCCGACCGCGCCGGCCACGACCTGTCCTCCCTGCGGGTGGCGGTGACCGGCGCCGCCGACATCCCCGTCGAGCTCATCCGCCGGGTCTTCGAGGAACTGCCGTTCTCGGTGGTCGTCACCGGCTACGGGCTCACCGAGGCGGGCACCGCGTCGGCCACCGTCCCCGGCGACGACGCCGAGACGGTCGCCACCACGGTCGGCCGAGCCCGACCCGGGTTCGAGGTGCGCATCCTCGGCGAGGGCGATCGGGAGATGCCCGCCGGCGAGCCCGGCGAGATCGTCCTGCGGGGCCCGACCGTGATGCTCGGCTACCTCGACGACCCCGACGCCACTGCGGCGACCCTGTCGGCGGACGGCTGGCTGCGCACCGGCGACCTGGGCGTGGTCGACGAACGCGGCAACCTCCGCATCGTCGGCCGCTCGAAGGACATGTTCATCGTCGGCGGCTTCAACGCCTATCCCGCCGAGATCGAGAACCTCCTGCTCGCCCACCCGGGCATCGGCCAGGCCGCGGTCATCGGCATCCCCGACGCCCGCCTCGGCGAGGTGGGCATGGCCTTCCTCGTGCCGGCGCCCGGCGCCACCCTCGACCCCGACGAGGTCGTGGCGTGGTCCCGCGAGCACATGGCCAACTACAAGGCGCCCCGCAAGGTCGAGATCGTCGACGCCCTCCCCATCAACGCCACCGGCAAGGTGGTCAAGGACGACCTCCGCGCCCGGGCGGCGTCCGCCGGCGTCACCGGCCCCGGCTGA
- a CDS encoding helix-turn-helix transcriptional regulator, with translation MGEAADPTAVTAATSETSVESVVEASVDTGKRRYDSPVRREQANATRRRIIDAACDLLTEGSSIRDWQGLTVRAVAERAGVSERTVFRHFENERGLRDAVMRRLEEQAGVDLGQLEADDIPRVVARAIEAIAAHPLPPRAPLDPTLSDASRRQHEALRSALAPHTEGWSDRDRTVAAGVLDVLWGLATYERLAADWDLSAADVAAGASWVAALVVDAVQSGRRPLDP, from the coding sequence ATGGGAGAGGCTGCCGATCCGACTGCCGTGACCGCGGCGACGTCGGAGACGTCGGTCGAGTCGGTGGTGGAGGCGAGCGTGGACACGGGGAAGCGCCGCTACGACAGCCCGGTGCGGCGCGAGCAGGCCAACGCCACCCGCCGGCGCATCATCGACGCCGCCTGCGACCTGCTGACCGAGGGCTCGTCGATCCGGGACTGGCAGGGCCTCACCGTGCGCGCCGTCGCCGAGCGCGCGGGCGTGAGCGAGCGCACCGTGTTCCGCCACTTCGAGAACGAGCGTGGTCTGCGCGACGCGGTCATGCGTCGACTCGAGGAGCAGGCCGGGGTCGACCTCGGCCAGCTCGAAGCGGATGACATCCCGCGGGTGGTGGCCCGGGCCATCGAAGCCATCGCCGCCCACCCCCTGCCGCCGAGAGCGCCGCTCGACCCGACCCTGTCCGACGCCAGCCGGCGCCAGCACGAGGCGCTGCGCTCGGCGCTCGCCCCGCACACGGAGGGCTGGTCCGACCGGGACCGCACCGTCGCCGCGGGGGTGCTCGACGTCCTCTGGGGCCTCGCCACCTACGAGCGCCTCGCCGCCGACTGGGACCTGAGCGCCGCCGACGTCGCCGCCGGCGCGTCCTGGGTGGCGGCGCTGGTGGTCGATGCCGTGCAGTCAGGCCGGCGCCCCCTCGATCCCTGA